Proteins encoded within one genomic window of Ailuropoda melanoleuca isolate Jingjing chromosome 16, ASM200744v2, whole genome shotgun sequence:
- the CD248 gene encoding endosialin, with protein MLLRLLLAWAAAVPTLGQAPWAAEPRAICGPGSCYALFPRRRTFLEAWRACRELGGDLATPRTPEEAQRVDSLVGSGPASQLLWIGLQRQARQCQPQRPLRGFTWTTGDQDTAFTNWAQPATGGPCPAQRCAALEASGEHRWLEGSCTLAVDGYLCQFGFEGSCPALPDEAGQAGPAVYTTPFHLVSTELEWLPFGSVAAVPCQAGREASLLCVKQPEGGVGWSRAGPLCLAAGCGPDNGGCEHECVEEVDGHVTCRCTEGFRLAADGQSCEDPCAHAPCEQQCEPGGPQGYSCHCRLGFRPAEDEPHRCVDTDECQIAGVCQQMCVNYVGGFECYCREGHELEADGISCSPAGAMGARASQDLGDELLDDREDEEDEHEAWETFDGSWTEVPGIPWMEATQPPDFGLAYRPSFPEEEEHQMPYLDPTWPPPLSAPRVPYHSSVLSVTRPVVVSATRPTLPSAHRPPMISATRPPQAPALEPPMIPARHPALPPDHQFPMISANHPDLPFAYQPPIVSATHPARPSAHQPPIISAKHPELPPVFPDTQVTDTQTTAHVPQIPANHTPLNTTNGAHQSLVTPDVPALQAQATPLPITSTVQPPLTTTSRSPVLPAHQVPGSSSTQTPAPHITLTSEPPQSPTNQTSFTSPTHPHSKPPQVPREGARDAKLAPRLPSAAPTALGEASPAGHSRRDDRWLLVALLVPTCVFLVVLLALGIVYCTRCGPHAPNKRITDCYRWVTHTGSKGPTEPMPHRGSLTGVQTCRTSV; from the coding sequence ATGCTGCTGCGCCTGCTGCTGGCCTGGGCGGCCGCGGTGCCCACGCTGGGCCAGGCCCCCTGGGCGGCCGAGCCCCGGGCCATCTGCGGCCCCGGCAGCTGCTACGCGCTCTTCCCGCGGCGCCGCACGTTCCTGGAGGCCTGGCGGGCCTGCCGTGAGTTGGGGGGCGACCTGGCCACGCCGCGGACCCCCGAGGAGGCCCAGCGTGTGGACAGCCTGGTGGGCTCCGGCCCGGCCAGCCAGCTGCTGTGGATCGGCCTGCAGCGGCAAGCCCGGCAATGCCAACCACAGCGCCCGCTGCGTGGCTTCACGTGGACCACGGGAGACCAGGACACGGCCTTCACCAACTGGGCCCAGCCGGCCACAGGGGGTCCCTGCCCGGCCCAACGCTGCGCCGCCCTTGAGGCGAGCGGCGAGCATCGCTGGCTCGAGGGCTCGTGCACACTGGCCGTGGATGGCTACCTGTGCCAGTTCGGCTTCGAGGGCTCCTGTCCCGCGCTGCCAGATGAGGCGGGCCAGGCAGGCCCGGCGGTCTACACCACGCCCTTCCACCTGGTCTCCACCGAGTTGGAGTGGCTGCCCTTCGGCTCCGTGGCCGCTGTGCCTTGCCAGGCTGGCAGAGAAGCCTCTCTGCTCTGCGTGAAGCAGCCTGAGGGTGGCGTGGGCTGGTCTCGGGCCGGGCCCTTGTGCCTGGCTGCCGGCTGTGGCCCGGACAACGGGGGCTGTGAACACGAGTGCGTGGAGGAGGTGGACGGTCATGTGACCTGTCGCTGCACCGAGGGCTTCCGGCTGGCGGCGGACGGGCAAAGCTGCGAGGACCCGTGTGCCCATGCCCCGTGTGAGCAACAGTGTGAGCCTGGCGGGCCGCAGGGCTACAGCTGCCACTGTCGCTTGGGTTTCCGGCCAGCCGAGGATGAGCCACACCGCTGCGTGGACACGGACGAGTGCCAGATCGCCGGTGTGTGCCAGCAGATGTGTGTCAACTACGTCGGTGGCTTCGAGTGCTACTGCAGGGAGGGCCACGAGCTTGAGGCTGATGGCATCAGCTGCAGCCCTGCTGGGGCCATGGGTGCCCGGGCTTCCCAGGACCTAGGGGATGAGCTGCTGGATGACCGGGAGGACGAAGAGGATGAACATGAGGCCTGGGAGACCTTTGATGGTAGCTGGACGGAGGTGCCTGGGATCCCATGGATGGAGGCCACGCAGCCGCCTGACTTTGGCCTGGCCTATAGACCTAGtttcccagaggaggaagagcatCAGATGCCCTACCTGGACCCCACCTGGCCACCCCCACTTAGTGCTCCCAGGGTCCCCTACCACTCCTCAGTGCTCTCTGTCACCCGACCCGTGGTGGTCTCTGCCACACGCCCCACACTGCCCTCTGCCCACCGACCCCCTATGATCTCTGCCACAcgcccaccccaggcccctgcccttGAGCCCCCCATGATCCCTGCCAGGCACCCGGCTTTGCCTCCTGACCACCAGTTCCCCATGATCTCAGCCAACCATCCAGATCTGCCCTTTGCCTACCAACCCCCCATTGTCTCTGCCACTCACCCAGCACGGCCCTCTGCTCACCAGCCCCCAATTATCTCAGCCAAACATCCTGAACTGCCCCCTGTGTTTCCAGACACCCAGGTCACTGACACCCAGACCACCGCTCACGTGCCCCAGATCCCTGCTAACCACACTCCTCTGAATACCACTAACGGCGCCCATCAATCCCTTGTCACCCCAGATGTCCCGGCCCTCCAAGCCCAGGCCACCCCCCTTCCCATTACCTCGACTGTCCAGCCCCCTCTGACCACTACCTCCAGATCCCCTGTACTCCCTGCCCATCAAGTCCCCGGGTCCTCTTCTACCCAGACCCCAGCCCCCCACATTACCCTCACCTCAGAGCCTCCTCAGAGCCCCACTAACCAGACCTCATTCACCAGCCCTACACACCCCCATTCCAAACCCCCCCAAGTCCCAAGGGAAGGTGCCCGTGATGCCAAGTTGGCCCCACGGCTGCCCTCAGCAGCCCCCACAGCCCTGGGAGAGGCCAGTCCGGCAGGCCACAGCCGGAGGGATGACCGGTGGCTGCTGGTGGCACTCCTAGTGCCCACATGTGTCTTCTTGGTGGTCCTACTCGCACTGGGCATCGTGTACTGCACCCGCTGTGGCCCCCACGCACCCAACAAGCGAATTACTGACTGCTATCGCTGGGTCACCCACACTGGGAGCAAGGGCCCAACAGAACCAATGCCCCACCGGGGCAGCCTCACAGGGGTACAGACCTGCAGAACCAGCGTGTGA